A DNA window from Gorilla gorilla gorilla isolate KB3781 chromosome 19, NHGRI_mGorGor1-v2.1_pri, whole genome shotgun sequence contains the following coding sequences:
- the LOC129527940 gene encoding uncharacterized protein, whose amino-acid sequence MPHPPVPLPFGGKASGRRRRFQNKEMRHGARGTRVERKAEEARPNPSACQLPLQPVQGRSPHHPPKLRRGRGRMSAFGGGFPLHFCRPGVEGARPLCYPAWLQCAHPRAPRPFCPGCRAVPENTQSARNVPSSRATRVRSRLPPSRPRCLSPSGQETDLPARSRGAPAALVAPAAAQTRPRSRPGFLPFGVERSPGCGFSRHTFSQDLAVLPRLDSNSWAQVILLPQSPE is encoded by the exons ATGCCCCACCCCCCCGTCCCCCTGCCCTTCGGGGGAAAAGCCTCTGGGCGGAGGAGGCGctttcaaaacaaagaaatgcGGCATGGAGCCCGGGGAACGCGGGTGGAGAGGAAGGCGGAGGAGGCGCGGCCAAACCCGAGCGCCTGCCAGCTTCCCCTCCAGCCGGTCCAGGGGAGGTCTCCCCACCACCCGCCGAAGCTGCGGCGGGGAAGGGGGAGGATGTCTGCGTTCGGCGGCGGCTTTCCACTTCACTTTTGCAGACCTGGTGTGGAAGGAGCGCGCCCGCTCTGCTACCCCGCGTGGCTGCAGTGCGCCCATCCCCGAGCCCCACGTCCGTTCTGTCCCGGCTGCAGGGCTGTGCCCGAAAACACGCAGAGCGCTCGGAACGTGCCCAGCAGCCGCGCGACCCGCGTCCGGAGCCGGCTGCCACCGTCCCGCCCTCGCTGCCTCAGCCCCTCGGGCCAGGAAACCGACCTGCCCGCCAGGAGTCGAGGAGCTCCGGCCGCCCTTGTCGCCCCCGCGGCCGCGCAGACAAGGCCCCGCTCCAGGCCGGGGTTTCTCCCGTTCGGGGTGGAACGCAGCCCGGGCTGTGGGTTTAGCAGACACACCTTT agTCAAGATCTTGCTGTATTGCcgaggctggactcaaactcctgggctcaagtgattctcctgcctcagtctcctgagtag